A stretch of the Rosa rugosa chromosome 5, drRosRugo1.1, whole genome shotgun sequence genome encodes the following:
- the LOC133708386 gene encoding uncharacterized protein LOC133708386, with translation MEESNCNQYSCLSNSSTILCTCSIIFFSTKKLYKLYKILYNGITPAATRGQFFLVIYKSPVTVTTVHKGRKRRFSRCLPLVSGSPFTTPIVFFSGTPIYFSISHLLFCYFQSNQTRFRESRADKVAGVGKRRGEIQDCGRPVEEDSELDKSIPKPTSAVGKSLPGVELLNMKFLDWYLKIAFGSALIGASMEFFMIKTGFYDKVTVLESEKRAWENSPEAQAVRESLNPWRNRDVEAKKES, from the exons ATGGAAGAATCAAATTGCAATCAATACTCCTGCCTCTCCAACAGTTCAACCATACTCTGtacatgctcaattatattctTCTCCACAAAGAaactctacaagctctacaaGATACTCTACAACGGCATAACtcccgcagcaacgcgcgggcaaTTTTTCCTCGTAATATACAAAAGCCCGGTTACTGTTACTACTGTTCATAAGGGACGGAAAAGACGATTTAGTCGCTGTTTGCCATTGGTGTCCGGCTCACCTTTTACAACTCCGATCGTCTTCTTCAGCGGTACGCCGATCTATTTCTCTATCTCCCATCTTTTATTCTGCTATTTCCAATCCAATCAAACCCGTTTCAGAGAGAGTCGAGCAGACAAG GTTGCTGGGGTAGGAAAGAGAAGAGGAGAGATCCAGGATTGTGGTCGACCTGTGGAGGaag ATTCTGAGCTAGATAAATCCATCCCGAAGCCCACTTCCGCAGTCGGAAAGAGTCTTCCCGGTGTTGAGCTCT TGAATATGAAGTTTCTAGATTGGTATTTGAAGATCGCATTCGGGTCGGCTCTGATTGGAGCTTCCATGGAGTTTTTCATGATCAAAACCGGCTTCT ATGATAAAGTAACAGTTCTGGAGTCTGAAAAACGGGCTTGGGAGAATTCGCCAGAGGCTCAGGCAGTCAGAGAATCTCTCAATCCTTGGAGAAATCGTGATGTGGAAGCAAAGAAAGAATCCTAA
- the LOC133709571 gene encoding uncharacterized protein LOC133709571, with protein MAATTAAPPPSKSTPTKLNPNTVRKAVNALLKWRNSQTQNPDDLLDSSDEFTYLVLTLKKIPPKGRVNAFKIPLPNPLLSESTQFCLIYDDGPKSKLTKDQIDKRIKTHNLPITKTLKLSKLKSDYKSFEAKRKLMESYDAFLADKQIVPLLPRLLGKQFFKKKRMIPVPVDLQQKNWKEQVDRVIESAMLFLSTGTCSVVRVARTSMSAEQIVENVVAAVDGIVEIVPRNWGGVRSFHLKLLESLALPVYQAVPDETLLKIEGVKGSEKEVVKNEKVGKKKGRISEVRYMDRNVGEVLDEDELNDGVIVDKEKRKSEEAKLKKAKRSKNAAE; from the coding sequence ATGGCCGCGACCACCGCAGCTCCTCCACCTTCCAAATCCACACCCACCAAACTGAACCCCAACACCGTGCGAAAAGCCGTCAATGCCCTCCTCAAATGGAGAAATTCCCAGACCCAGAACCCCGACGATCTCTTAGACTCCTCCGACGAATTCACCTACCTCGTCCTCACCCTCAAGAAAATCCCACCAAAGGGTCGCGTCAACGCCTTCAAAATCCCTCTCCCTAATCCCCTCCTCTCCGAATCCACCCAGTTCTGCCTGATCTACGACGACGGCCCCAAGTCCAAGCTCACCAAGGACCAAATCGACAAGAGGATCAAAACCCACAACTTACCCATCACCAAAACACTCAAGCTCTCCAAGCTCAAATCCGATTACAAGTCTTTTGAGGCCAAGCGGAAGCTGATGGAGTCGTACGATGCGTTTCTGGCTGATAAGCAGATTGTGCCGTTGCTTCCCAGGCTTCTGGGGAAGCAGTTCttcaagaagaagaggatgattCCGGTGCCGGTGGACTTGCAACAGAAGAACTGGAAGGAGCAGGTGGATAGGGTTATCGAGTCGGCCATGTTGTTCTTGAGTACTGGGACTTGTAGTGTTGTGAGGGTGGCCAGGACTTCGATGAGTGCTGAGCAGATTGTTGAGAATGTGGTTGCCGCGGTTGATGGGATTGTGGAGATTGTTCCGAGGAATTGGGGCGGTGTGAGGTCGTTTCATTTGAAGCTGTTGGAGTCACTTGCGCTGCCGGTGTATCAGGCTGTGCCGGATGAGACATTGTTGAAGATTGAGGGAGTTAAGGGGAGCGAGAAAGAGGTGGTGAAGAATGAGAAAGTGGGTAAGAAGAAGGGTAGGATTAGTGAAGTGAGGTATATGGATAGAAATGTTGGGGAGGTGCTTGATGAGGATGAGTTAAATGATGGTGTCATTGTCGAcaaggagaagaggaagagtGAAGAAGCAAAGCTGAAGAAAGCTAAGAGGAGTAAGAATGCAGCAGAGTGA